AGCTGTTTTCGCATGTACTTGAAGTTGCTGCTGCTCTGTTCTAGTTAGCTTCGATCGATGTGATGGGGAATTTGGGAATAGATCGCGATGAAGGCAGGTACTAGCTTTGGGAGTGTGCTTGCACGTTTTAATCAATAATTTGACTAAGTACCATTCTGTAAAAGTTCTCTGATTGTTGATGGTTCTACAAGAGCAGAATATGAGTTGATTTGCTTGGTTTTACCATCATGTAGGCTGTTTGTTTCATCTTGGAATGTGGTATTGCTTTTACGATCACAAGCTGAAACAAACAAggagcttctctccttgggttGTAACAATCCAATCCACAGGTCAGGTCAGATTGTTACAATCCAACAATATGCTGCACCCTAGCTTGTGGATTGTTAGAACCTGCAAGCTGAAAGCCTGAAACAAACAGGGCCATAGTTAGCAAGATGAGACCTTAGATTTATGGAATTTATAGTAGGTAGCAAAGCAAGGATAAATAGAGATGTGTATGAGGTGAGGCCCAGGGTAGAGGATTGAGCAAAAAAAAAGGACATGGATGGGCATACCCTTGCAGTGGAACATTCAGTATTTTGCATTTAGTAGTTTTCTTTAGTATAGTATTTCATGTAAGTATTTGATTAAGTGCCTTACAGGATCTTGTTTTACAACTGGCAGTTAAGAGCAGAATATGACAAAGAGTGCAAAATATGTGCACGTCCGTTTACTGTCTTCCGCTGGAGACCTGGTCGGGATGCAAGGTACAAGAAAACAGAGATCTGCCAGACATGTTGCAAGCTGAAAAATGTCTGCCAGGTCTGCCTGCTGGATCTTGAATATGGTCTACCAGTTCAGGTCCGGGATACAGCGCTCGCTATCAATTCGAACGATGCAATTCCAAGGAGTGATGTCAATCGTGAATATTTTGCAGAAGAGCATGATCGAAGGGTATGTTTTTAATTCATCATTGAAACTTGAATGCTGGGATCCAAATACTGTATTTCTTaggatttttttttcatttatACTGAAGTTATTGTATGTATTCAAATACTGTTTCAATGATGGCATAGTAAATAAATTGATGGTCTGTCCTACCATATTGTGCTTAGGAAATACTAAGATGAACGCACTTAAAATATATCACAAAAGAATGCCATTTCTTTAATGCCCTATTTTTTAGATGTAACTTGCCACTTGCCTGATCTGCCATAGTTGAAATATCTTGTACTTATTCTCTGCTTAAGTGCTTATATGGTCCAGTGTTAAACTTATTTTCACTAATTCCTCTTTTATCTATGAGTAATTGTTCCTAACTAGAGTAAGTTTATAAATGTAGGCCAGAGCTGGCATAGACTATGATTCTTCCTATGGGAAGGCCTGCCCAAATGATACCATTCTGAAGCTTCAGAGGACAGCACCATATTACAAGAGGAACAGGGCTCACGTTTGCAGTTTCTATGTGCGTGGTGAATGTACTAGAGGTGCTGAATGCCCATATCGACATGAGATGCCTGAAACTGGGGAGTTATCTCAGCAGAACATCAAAGATCGTTACTATGGGTATGTGATGGTGACAGTGCATACATGATTTATAGTTTCACCTTTTTTGTGGTTCTCTCTGCATGCCAGTCAAAGATCTTATTGTATTTAACTTAAAGCTTGGCTTAAGATTTTGAAATTATGATCGAATTGATTTATTTTGTTTTTATGGTCTTGGCTCTGGTTGATTTTGTTTCAGCGCTTGCCAATTGTTACATTGTGGCATACTTTTATTTAACTCTAATGCTTCTCATCACTATATCACCATTCATGTTCATCTAGCAGAAGCTAGCATATTGTTATGTATTATCCAAATATGCATGTTACCTTTACTTTTTTCTCTGTTATAATTTTTTACTTTACTTTATTGTGATTACATGAAAATTAAGTTACTCTATATTCCAGTGATCAGGCAGCATTTGCACAGTTAGCTTGCACCTGAATTGCTCATGTGCATAGATTTATAACATGAAAAATCATCCCAACCTGGTTCTCACATCTGTTTCTTTCAAAGCAGATTCCCAGGCAAACTTCTAGTCTAGTTAAGCTAAACTCTGATGCTTTTTTAGATTGAGTTAACGAGCTGAACTGAAAATACCTTGTTACATACTGTTGGGTGAATGTATCTATTCACTTTCCTTAATTTTCAATTCTTCCCTCTGCGTTGGTTTCTGACGGAGTCTCTTACTATATGCAGAGTTAATGATCCAGTTGCAATGAAACTTTTGAGTAAGGCAGGTGAGATGCCATCCCTGACACCACCAGATGATGAGACTATAAGGACACTATACATTGGTGGACTCGATAGCAGAGTAACTGAACAGGATTTGAGGGACCAGTTTTATGCACATGGTGAGATCGAGTCCATAAGGATGGTGCTTCAACGTGCATGTGCATTTGTGACATACACTACAAGAGAAGGCGCTGAGAAGGCTGCAGAGGAGCTTGCTAACAAACTAGTCATCAAGGGTGTGCGACTGAAGCTCATGTGGGGCAAGCCTCAGGCTCCAAAGCCCGAAGAGGATGAATCGGGGAGGCAGGGGCAGGTTTCCCACGGAGGACTGCTCCCTAGGGCTGTCATATCTCAGCAGCAGGGCAGCGACCAGCCTCAACCTCCTGGGATGGAGGGCCAGCATCAACCACCAGCACCAGCATCATACTACTTTAACATTCCAGCTCCACCGGCAGCAGAGCGGACTGTGTACC
The genomic region above belongs to Panicum hallii strain FIL2 chromosome 4, PHallii_v3.1, whole genome shotgun sequence and contains:
- the LOC112889648 gene encoding zinc finger CCCH domain-containing protein 40 — translated: MAHRLLRDAQADGWERSDFPIICESCLGDNPYVRMLRAEYDKECKICARPFTVFRWRPGRDARYKKTEICQTCCKLKNVCQVCLLDLEYGLPVQVRDTALAINSNDAIPRSDVNREYFAEEHDRRARAGIDYDSSYGKACPNDTILKLQRTAPYYKRNRAHVCSFYVRGECTRGAECPYRHEMPETGELSQQNIKDRYYGVNDPVAMKLLSKAGEMPSLTPPDDETIRTLYIGGLDSRVTEQDLRDQFYAHGEIESIRMVLQRACAFVTYTTREGAEKAAEELANKLVIKGVRLKLMWGKPQAPKPEEDESGRQGQVSHGGLLPRAVISQQQGSDQPQPPGMEGQHQPPAPASYYFNIPAPPAAERTVYPSMDPQRMGAIVKSQDGEGKPGPQQAGQAQPSSSSGQGGYPAPPPYYHGQYPPYYPPPPPYGSYMQPPRMHYPPQYPPYQPMLAPPAQAHASSSQQPAQAGQQPPHGPPAQAQQPAPGPSAQQQPSQN